One window from the genome of Larus michahellis chromosome 23, bLarMic1.1, whole genome shotgun sequence encodes:
- the LOC141734235 gene encoding activated RNA polymerase II transcriptional coactivator p15-like, giving the protein MPKAKELAGTSSSGSSPEEEEGKKRKKEMSSKSEKRLKTEAKPSKVTEKPPGQGSEEEGMFQIGKMRYVRVSCFKGKVLVDIREFYTDKEGSMKPGRKGIALSAEQWDQLKEIVPEIDAAVKKL; this is encoded by the exons ATGCCCAAGGCCAAGGAGCTGGCGGGGACGAGCAGCTCGGGGAGcagcccggaggaggaggaggggaag aaaagaaagaaagaaatgtcttctaagtcagagaaaaggctgaaaacagAGGCCAAACCTTCAAAGGTGACAGAAAAACCTCCAGGACAAGGCAGTGAGGAGGAGGGCATGTTCCAG ATCGGGAAGATGCGTTATGTCAGAGTGTCCTGCTTCAAGGGGaaggtcctggtggacatcagGGAATTCTACACTGACAAGGAGGGCAGCATGAAACCGGGGAGGAAAG GGATTGCTCTGTCTGCAGAACAGTGGGACCAGCTGAAGGAGATCGTTCCTGAGATCGATGCCGCAGTCAAGAAATTATAA
- the NCLN gene encoding BOS complex subunit NCLN isoform X2: MLEEAGEVLESVLKASCLPLSFLLFVPAVLLLLGPPPAAEAAHEFTVYRMQQYELGGQPYGTRSAVLNTEARTVEADVLSRRCVMMRLVDFSYEQYQKALRQSAGAVVIILPRSISSVPQDVVRQFMEIEPEMLAMETIVPVYFAVEDEELLSIYEQTRAASASQGSASAAEVLLHTATANGFQMVTSGAQSKAINDWLIPSVEGRLTGLGGEDLPTVVIVAHYDSFGVAPWLSHGADSNGSGISVLLELARLFSRLYTYRRTHAGYNLLFFASGGGKFNYQGTKRWLEDNLDHTDSSLLQDNVAFVLCLDTLGRGNSLHLHVSKPPKEGTLQHAFLRELEMVVASQFPEVKFSMVHKKINLAEDMLAWEHERFAIRRLPAFTISHLESHRDSLRNSIMDRRARIDTKALIRNTRIIAEALTRVIYNLTDKGAPADLQIFTDQMIQQEQLESVMDWLSSQPRAAQLIDKDSTFLNTLEYYMGRYLKDVKQHHVKADKRDPEFVFYDQLKQVMNAYRVKPAIFDLLLAVCIAAYLGVAYVAVQHFGLLYKMIQRLSLKNKQQ; this comes from the exons ATGCTGGAGGAGGCGGGCGAGGTGCTGGAGTCGGTGCTGAAGGCCTCATGCCTGCCGCTCAGCTTTCTGCTCTTCGTGCCCGCCGTGCTCCTGCTCCtgggcccgccgcccgccgccgagGCCGCCCACGAGTTCACGGTCTACCGCATGCAGCAGTACGAGCTGGGCGGGCAGCCCTACG GCACCAGGAGTGCGGTGCTTAACACAGAAGCCCGCACTGTAGAAGCAGACGTCCTGAGCCGCCGCTGCGTCATGATGCGGCTGGTGGATTTCTCCTATGAGCAGTACCAAAAGGCTCTCCGCCAGTCAGCTGGTGCTGTGGTGATCATCTTGCCACGATCTATCTCTTCTGTCCCCCAGGATGTtgtaagg CAATTCATGGAGATAGAGCCGGAAATGCTTGCTATGGAAACCATTGTGCCAGTCTACTTTGCAGTGGAAGATGAAGAGCTGCTGTCTATCTATGAACAAACACGGGCTGCTTCTGCATCGCAGGGTTCTGCCTCGGCTGCAGAAG TTCTGCTGCACACGGCAACTGCTAACGGCTTCCAGATGGTGACCAGTGGAGCTCAAAGCAAAGCTATCAATGACTGGCTCATACCCAGCGTGGAG GGAAGGCTAACGGGGCTGGGTGGAGAAGACCTGCCCACTGTTGTGATAGTTGCCCACTATGATTCTTTCGGAGTGGCTCCA TGGCTGTCACATGGCGCTGACTCCAATGGCAGCGGTATCTCAGTGCTACTGGAACTAGCCAGGCTGTTTTCCCGGCTCTACACCTACAGACGTACCCATGCTGG GTATAACTTGCTGTTCTTTGCATCTGGAGGTGGCAAGTTTAATTATCAAGGAACCAAGCGGTGGCTGGAAGACAACTTGGACCACACTG ATTCCAGCCTGCTGCAGGACAACGTAGCGTTTGTTCTCTGCCTTGATACTCTGGGCCGAGGCAATAGCCTTCACCTCCACGTCTCAAAGCCTCCCAAGGAGGGGACCTTGCAGCACGCGTTTCTGAGAGAACTGGAGATG GTTGTTGCCAGCCAGTTCCCAGAGGTGAAGTTTTCCATGGTGCACAAGAAGATAAACTTGGCTGAGGACATGCTGGCATGGGAGCATGAGCGTTTTGCAATCCGACGCTTGCCAGCGTTCACCATCTCCCACCTGGAGAGCCACCGGGACAGCCTGCGCAACAGCATCATGGATAGGAG GGCACGAATAGACACTAAGGCACTAATCAGGAATACTAGGATCATTGCTGAGGCTTTGACAAGGGTCATCTACAACCTCACGGACAAG GGAGCGCCTGCAGATCTGCAGATCTTCACGGATCAGATG ATCCAGCAGGAGCAACTAGAATCAGTGATGGACTGGCTGAGCAGTCAGCCCAGGGCTGCGCAGCTGATTGATAAAGACAGCACCTTCCTCAACACCTTGGAATATTATATGGGTCGCTACCTGAAGGATGTCAAACAGCATCACGTAAAGGCAGACAAACG gGACCCCGAGTTTGTTTTCTATGACCAGCTGAAGCAGGTGATGAATGCGTACAG GGTCAAGCCAGCGATCTTTGACCTGCTTCTGGCTGTCTGTATTGCAGCCTACCTTGGTGTTGCCTATGTTGCAGTGCAG caCTTTGGTCTCCTTTACAAGATGATACAGAGATTATCCCTTAAAAACAAGCAGCAGTGA
- the NCLN gene encoding BOS complex subunit NCLN isoform X1 has translation MLEEAGEVLESVLKASCLPLSFLLFVPAVLLLLGPPPAAEAAHEFTVYRMQQYELGGQPYGTRSAVLNTEARTVEADVLSRRCVMMRLVDFSYEQYQKALRQSAGAVVIILPRSISSVPQDVVRQFMEIEPEMLAMETIVPVYFAVEDEELLSIYEQTRAASASQGSASAAEVLLHTATANGFQMVTSGAQSKAINDWLIPSVEGRLTGLGGEDLPTVVIVAHYDSFGVAPWLSHGADSNGSGISVLLELARLFSRLYTYRRTHAGYNLLFFASGGGKFNYQGTKRWLEDNLDHTDSSLLQDNVAFVLCLDTLGRGNSLHLHVSKPPKEGTLQHAFLRELEMVVASQFPEVKFSMVHKKINLAEDMLAWEHERFAIRRLPAFTISHLESHRDSLRNSIMDRRARIDTKALIRNTRIIAEALTRVIYNLTDKGAPADLQIFTDQMQIQQEQLESVMDWLSSQPRAAQLIDKDSTFLNTLEYYMGRYLKDVKQHHVKADKRDPEFVFYDQLKQVMNAYRVKPAIFDLLLAVCIAAYLGVAYVAVQHFGLLYKMIQRLSLKNKQQ, from the exons ATGCTGGAGGAGGCGGGCGAGGTGCTGGAGTCGGTGCTGAAGGCCTCATGCCTGCCGCTCAGCTTTCTGCTCTTCGTGCCCGCCGTGCTCCTGCTCCtgggcccgccgcccgccgccgagGCCGCCCACGAGTTCACGGTCTACCGCATGCAGCAGTACGAGCTGGGCGGGCAGCCCTACG GCACCAGGAGTGCGGTGCTTAACACAGAAGCCCGCACTGTAGAAGCAGACGTCCTGAGCCGCCGCTGCGTCATGATGCGGCTGGTGGATTTCTCCTATGAGCAGTACCAAAAGGCTCTCCGCCAGTCAGCTGGTGCTGTGGTGATCATCTTGCCACGATCTATCTCTTCTGTCCCCCAGGATGTtgtaagg CAATTCATGGAGATAGAGCCGGAAATGCTTGCTATGGAAACCATTGTGCCAGTCTACTTTGCAGTGGAAGATGAAGAGCTGCTGTCTATCTATGAACAAACACGGGCTGCTTCTGCATCGCAGGGTTCTGCCTCGGCTGCAGAAG TTCTGCTGCACACGGCAACTGCTAACGGCTTCCAGATGGTGACCAGTGGAGCTCAAAGCAAAGCTATCAATGACTGGCTCATACCCAGCGTGGAG GGAAGGCTAACGGGGCTGGGTGGAGAAGACCTGCCCACTGTTGTGATAGTTGCCCACTATGATTCTTTCGGAGTGGCTCCA TGGCTGTCACATGGCGCTGACTCCAATGGCAGCGGTATCTCAGTGCTACTGGAACTAGCCAGGCTGTTTTCCCGGCTCTACACCTACAGACGTACCCATGCTGG GTATAACTTGCTGTTCTTTGCATCTGGAGGTGGCAAGTTTAATTATCAAGGAACCAAGCGGTGGCTGGAAGACAACTTGGACCACACTG ATTCCAGCCTGCTGCAGGACAACGTAGCGTTTGTTCTCTGCCTTGATACTCTGGGCCGAGGCAATAGCCTTCACCTCCACGTCTCAAAGCCTCCCAAGGAGGGGACCTTGCAGCACGCGTTTCTGAGAGAACTGGAGATG GTTGTTGCCAGCCAGTTCCCAGAGGTGAAGTTTTCCATGGTGCACAAGAAGATAAACTTGGCTGAGGACATGCTGGCATGGGAGCATGAGCGTTTTGCAATCCGACGCTTGCCAGCGTTCACCATCTCCCACCTGGAGAGCCACCGGGACAGCCTGCGCAACAGCATCATGGATAGGAG GGCACGAATAGACACTAAGGCACTAATCAGGAATACTAGGATCATTGCTGAGGCTTTGACAAGGGTCATCTACAACCTCACGGACAAG GGAGCGCCTGCAGATCTGCAGATCTTCACGGATCAGATG CAGATCCAGCAGGAGCAACTAGAATCAGTGATGGACTGGCTGAGCAGTCAGCCCAGGGCTGCGCAGCTGATTGATAAAGACAGCACCTTCCTCAACACCTTGGAATATTATATGGGTCGCTACCTGAAGGATGTCAAACAGCATCACGTAAAGGCAGACAAACG gGACCCCGAGTTTGTTTTCTATGACCAGCTGAAGCAGGTGATGAATGCGTACAG GGTCAAGCCAGCGATCTTTGACCTGCTTCTGGCTGTCTGTATTGCAGCCTACCTTGGTGTTGCCTATGTTGCAGTGCAG caCTTTGGTCTCCTTTACAAGATGATACAGAGATTATCCCTTAAAAACAAGCAGCAGTGA